The following are from one region of the Phormidium sp. PBR-2020 genome:
- a CDS encoding AAA family ATPase yields the protein MSLLSVWAKDYKNLNFYSQPLELKPLNILIGANGSGKSNLIDLFNLLQMSVSPNFEASSSFSYACEHLGGPHLLSFQQKRPGQISIKYKFQGIEATDYQPIYLEFKLWISHSTQAIEIREEFLYSPIKGDETQPFYYYKLHEQTINSGLLSILQSDGSQQFQQISDIPVNSLGLLSIDERIQEDEEVRELLLKSSIYAVRKHLLTEIKGWRFYNANTMNSQKIRNAEPKISSGSLNTYLSETGENLAAVLEELSNESLEFEERFNEAVKQLFPMTRRIRVTRAGRLNLTIEWSVKGVDDVFYLRDMSDGSVRMLCWAAILLSPKLPSLLVIDEPELGIHVAWLKILAGWIHYAAQRTKVIISTHSPDLLDCFTDCSDAVISHNLNADGLVSLDPIEAEQFQARLEEGWQLGDLYRVGEPSIGGWPW from the coding sequence ATGTCTCTTCTCTCCGTTTGGGCAAAAGACTATAAGAACTTAAACTTTTACTCCCAGCCATTAGAACTCAAGCCGCTCAATATTTTAATCGGCGCTAATGGTTCCGGCAAAAGTAACCTAATTGATTTGTTTAATCTCCTGCAAATGTCCGTTTCTCCCAACTTTGAAGCCAGCAGCAGCTTTTCCTACGCCTGTGAACATCTTGGGGGACCACATCTGCTTTCGTTTCAACAAAAACGCCCTGGACAAATCAGTATAAAATACAAATTTCAGGGAATCGAAGCAACAGACTATCAGCCAATTTACCTTGAGTTTAAACTCTGGATTAGTCACTCAACACAAGCCATAGAAATCAGAGAGGAGTTTCTCTACTCGCCCATCAAGGGAGATGAAACCCAGCCTTTTTATTACTATAAACTTCATGAACAAACCATAAACTCTGGACTACTGTCTATCTTGCAGTCTGATGGCAGTCAGCAGTTTCAACAAATCTCTGATATTCCCGTTAATTCCCTCGGACTCCTCAGTATCGACGAGCGCATCCAAGAAGATGAAGAAGTCCGAGAGCTACTTCTAAAATCAAGCATCTATGCCGTTCGTAAACACCTATTAACAGAGATAAAAGGTTGGCGTTTCTACAATGCCAACACCATGAACTCCCAGAAAATTCGCAACGCTGAACCCAAAATTAGTTCAGGCTCTCTCAATACCTATTTGTCTGAAACTGGAGAAAACTTAGCAGCCGTTTTAGAAGAGTTATCAAATGAAAGCCTAGAGTTTGAAGAGCGTTTTAATGAAGCAGTTAAGCAACTCTTTCCCATGACTCGGCGGATTCGTGTCACGCGAGCAGGACGCTTAAATCTTACGATTGAGTGGTCAGTTAAGGGGGTCGATGACGTTTTTTACCTGCGAGATATGTCTGACGGTTCAGTGAGAATGTTATGCTGGGCTGCCATTTTATTATCCCCTAAACTGCCCTCCTTACTGGTTATTGATGAACCAGAATTGGGGATTCATGTGGCTTGGCTGAAAATTTTGGCAGGCTGGATTCACTATGCGGCACAACGAACTAAAGTCATTATTTCAACTCATAGTCCCGATTTGCTAGACTGTTTTACAGACTGCTCAGATGCCGTCATCTCTCATAACTTAAATGCTGATGGATTGGTTTCATTAGACCCCATTGAAGCAGAACAATTCCAAGCACGTTTAGAGGAAGGATGGCAATTAGGTGACTTATATCGAGTGGGAGAGCCAAGCATTGGAGGGTGGCCATGGTAA
- the obgE gene encoding GTPase ObgE, with product MQFIDRVEIEVEGGTGGDGLVAFRREKYVPAGGPAGGDGGRGGSVYLLATDNLQTLLDFRYAHRFRAEDGKRGGNNNCTGASGGDRTLEVPCGTVAYDLETGEIVGDLVEPGQQVCVAEGGKGGHGNRHYLSNRNRAPEIAQEGRPGRIRQLRLELKLLAEVGIIGLPNAGKSTLISVLSAARPKIADYPFTTLVPNLGVVRKPTGDGTVFADIPGLIAGAHEGLGLGHEFLRHIERTRVLLHLVDVTAENPLEDYRVIREELVAYDRGLPERPQIIALSKLDACDRTPEEIQDLSTALEPDSDYPILQISAVAQQGLDELLNAVWEVLDQREPEFV from the coding sequence ATGCAGTTTATTGATCGCGTTGAAATTGAAGTCGAAGGCGGAACCGGTGGCGATGGCTTAGTGGCCTTCCGTCGCGAGAAGTATGTCCCCGCTGGGGGTCCCGCTGGTGGCGATGGGGGACGGGGGGGGTCTGTGTATCTGCTGGCCACGGACAATCTGCAAACCCTGTTGGATTTCCGTTACGCCCATCGCTTCCGGGCTGAGGATGGTAAACGGGGGGGGAATAATAATTGTACCGGGGCTTCGGGGGGCGATCGCACCCTAGAAGTCCCCTGTGGAACCGTGGCCTATGACCTGGAAACCGGAGAAATTGTCGGCGATTTAGTCGAACCCGGCCAACAAGTCTGTGTCGCCGAAGGAGGAAAAGGAGGTCATGGAAACCGCCACTATCTCAGCAACCGCAACCGCGCCCCAGAAATCGCCCAGGAAGGCCGGCCGGGGCGCATTCGTCAGTTACGCTTAGAGTTAAAACTACTGGCGGAAGTGGGGATTATTGGCCTTCCCAACGCCGGGAAATCGACCCTCATTTCCGTCCTCTCTGCGGCCCGTCCCAAGATTGCCGATTATCCCTTCACCACCCTCGTTCCCAATTTAGGCGTAGTCCGTAAACCCACTGGAGATGGGACCGTATTTGCCGATATTCCCGGATTGATTGCCGGGGCCCATGAGGGGTTAGGCTTAGGTCATGAGTTTTTGCGTCATATTGAGCGGACGCGGGTCTTATTGCATCTCGTGGATGTGACGGCGGAGAATCCCCTAGAGGATTATCGCGTGATTCGTGAGGAGTTAGTGGCCTATGACCGGGGCTTACCGGAGCGTCCCCAGATTATCGCTTTGAGTAAATTGGATGCGTGCGATCGCACTCCCGAAGAAATCCAGGACCTCAGCACCGCCTTAGAACCCGATTCTGACTATCCCATCCTGCAAATTTCCGCCGTAGCCCAACAGGGACTCGATGAACTCCTCAACGCCGTCTGGGAAGTCCTCGACCAACGGGAACCGGAGTTTGTTTAA
- a CDS encoding nitrogenase, giving the protein MTQTTASPQNQQQSQAWLRGLLAIAWADGDFDEREREAIAEITHNNAELAQQDSREDGISPEELAAALGDDPDVAENFLRTAVMVAIADGIYTLGEDQLLQEFCQALGNCPEALKNLRHTLEDLEEGQDRVTLPSPEVTEYQSEEEKHKGDVLAPVRQWLDHVEVHDPKVARFLCRMIPANCPFERDIKLFGKKIVHIPAMCEINPLYEQLVGLRFRALSYLADKCGEDVSPYL; this is encoded by the coding sequence ATGACTCAGACAACTGCATCGCCGCAAAATCAACAGCAAAGTCAGGCCTGGTTACGGGGCCTTTTGGCCATCGCCTGGGCCGATGGTGATTTTGATGAACGAGAACGAGAGGCGATCGCCGAGATTACCCACAATAACGCTGAACTGGCTCAACAGGATAGCCGCGAGGATGGCATTTCCCCGGAGGAACTGGCCGCGGCCTTGGGGGATGATCCTGATGTGGCCGAGAACTTCCTGAGAACGGCGGTGATGGTGGCGATCGCTGATGGGATATACACCCTAGGGGAAGATCAACTCCTGCAAGAGTTTTGTCAGGCCCTGGGGAACTGTCCTGAAGCCCTAAAAAACCTACGTCACACCCTCGAAGACTTGGAAGAGGGACAGGATCGGGTGACGCTCCCCTCGCCCGAGGTGACGGAGTACCAGTCTGAGGAGGAGAAACACAAGGGCGATGTTCTCGCTCCTGTGCGACAATGGCTAGACCATGTTGAGGTTCATGACCCCAAAGTGGCCCGGTTCCTCTGTCGCATGATTCCCGCCAATTGTCCCTTTGAACGGGATATCAAGCTGTTTGGCAAGAAAATCGTCCATATTCCCGCCATGTGCGAAATCAACCCCCTCTATGAGCAGTTGGTGGGCTTGAGATTCCGGGCCTTGTCCTATCTGGCCGACAAATGCGGCGAAGATGTCAGCCCCTATCTTTGA
- a CDS encoding EamA family transporter, which yields MTLQEFVLFLVSILTNSLGQFLLKAGALKLGATGPQGAIAFLIGVLSTPELLLGLMGYAAGAMVYILLLTRVNLSVAGPATALAYVIAVLIGHFGFGEAIPPLRLVGLGLIMAGVILVISRP from the coding sequence GTGACGCTACAAGAGTTTGTACTGTTTCTGGTATCAATTTTAACCAATTCTCTGGGGCAATTCCTGCTCAAAGCCGGGGCCCTGAAACTGGGGGCCACCGGTCCCCAAGGGGCGATCGCCTTCCTAATCGGAGTTCTCTCAACCCCAGAATTACTGCTAGGATTGATGGGTTACGCCGCCGGGGCCATGGTCTACATCCTACTCCTAACCCGAGTCAACCTCAGCGTCGCCGGCCCCGCCACAGCCCTAGCCTACGTCATCGCCGTTCTCATCGGCCATTTCGGCTTCGGCGAGGCCATTCCCCCCCTACGCCTAGTGGGATTAGGCTTGATTATGGCGGGAGTGATTCTGGTCATCAGCCGCCCCTAA
- a CDS encoding flavin-dependent dehydrogenase, translated as MKQLLYWEIPTPDTAAVRHWLHQDWQPPTLANRGEAIATPDGLRIPLGDGELSVFIWSLQRTTYLKVFRWAERPLVGERQLVNQLKQDAMRQFPPHYPQLPEIDLSQQSIFEALLPHYPETVKHFQAIPNGEYDLNRVYWWEKRWREGVLNPETPRKVVEFNVEASNSGTPDYDLIYLGGALGVIHAAVMARRGYRVLLIERLPFGRMNREWNISRDEFQSLINLGLFTPEEFEEVIACEYNDGFNKFFDANNPPGTQAKVLHTPKVLNISVDAEQLLRICGDKLRAAGGVIWDETEFVNADIGSAVACIEARHLPTGEAKQARGRLVLDAMGSASPIAWQLNGGRTFNSVCPTVGAAISGGFDPQVWDHQFGDVLHSHGDISRGRQLIWELFPGRDGEVTIYLFHYHEIHPENPGSLLEMYEDFFQILPEYRRCDVDKLQWRKATFGYIPGHFSQGSRDRKVAWDRLVAIGDAASLQSPLIFTGFGSLVRNMERLTQLLDTALTHDLLDAVNLDRIRAYQSNVAVTWLFSKGMMVPTGKSIAPEKINAMLNVFFGLLADEPLEVAETFIKDRTSWGLFNRLALKAAVQHPEILLWIWQLAGPWDLLRWTGSYLNFTKEALVGWSLSWIPRFSRWAQPWAEKRYPSLWLWLQAMSYSLTEGLGRRFSPQ; from the coding sequence ATGAAACAACTTCTCTACTGGGAAATTCCGACACCGGATACCGCTGCGGTCCGCCATTGGCTGCATCAGGACTGGCAACCCCCGACGTTAGCCAATCGAGGAGAGGCGATCGCCACCCCTGATGGACTCCGCATTCCCCTTGGGGACGGTGAACTCTCAGTATTCATTTGGTCGTTACAGCGAACTACCTACCTTAAAGTCTTCCGCTGGGCAGAGCGTCCCCTCGTCGGCGAACGTCAACTGGTCAATCAGCTCAAACAAGACGCGATGCGTCAGTTTCCCCCTCACTATCCCCAACTGCCAGAAATTGATCTCTCGCAGCAGTCTATATTTGAGGCACTTTTACCACATTACCCAGAAACAGTCAAGCATTTTCAAGCCATTCCCAACGGCGAATATGACCTGAATCGGGTTTATTGGTGGGAAAAACGCTGGCGCGAGGGCGTTCTCAACCCCGAAACCCCCAGAAAAGTCGTCGAGTTCAACGTCGAGGCCAGCAACTCCGGGACTCCCGACTATGACCTGATTTATCTCGGCGGCGCCTTAGGAGTCATTCACGCCGCCGTCATGGCTCGCCGGGGCTATCGCGTGCTGCTGATTGAACGGCTGCCCTTCGGACGCATGAACCGAGAATGGAACATCTCCCGCGATGAATTCCAAAGCCTAATTAACCTGGGACTCTTTACCCCCGAAGAATTTGAAGAGGTCATCGCCTGCGAATACAACGACGGCTTTAACAAATTCTTCGACGCCAACAATCCCCCCGGAACCCAAGCCAAGGTTCTGCATACCCCCAAAGTCCTCAACATCTCCGTCGATGCCGAACAACTGCTGAGAATCTGCGGCGACAAACTGCGGGCCGCTGGGGGCGTGATTTGGGATGAAACGGAATTTGTCAACGCCGACATTGGTTCCGCCGTCGCCTGCATCGAAGCCCGCCATCTGCCCACCGGTGAGGCCAAACAGGCTCGTGGGCGTTTAGTCCTCGATGCGATGGGGAGCGCCTCCCCCATCGCCTGGCAACTCAACGGCGGCCGCACCTTTAACAGCGTCTGTCCGACCGTTGGCGCCGCGATTTCCGGAGGCTTTGACCCCCAAGTCTGGGACCATCAATTTGGCGATGTCCTCCATTCCCACGGTGATATTTCCCGAGGGCGACAACTGATTTGGGAACTCTTCCCCGGCCGCGATGGAGAAGTGACCATTTATCTATTCCACTATCACGAAATCCACCCCGAGAATCCCGGTTCCCTGTTGGAGATGTACGAGGATTTCTTCCAAATTTTGCCCGAATATCGCCGCTGTGATGTGGACAAGCTGCAATGGCGTAAAGCCACCTTCGGCTATATCCCCGGACATTTTAGCCAAGGCAGTCGCGATCGCAAAGTGGCCTGGGACCGTCTCGTGGCCATTGGCGACGCCGCCTCCTTGCAGTCTCCCCTCATCTTCACCGGTTTCGGCTCCTTGGTGCGCAATATGGAACGGCTGACGCAACTCCTGGATACGGCCCTAACCCATGATCTCCTAGATGCAGTCAATCTCGATCGCATTCGGGCCTATCAAAGCAACGTCGCCGTCACCTGGCTGTTCTCCAAAGGGATGATGGTTCCCACGGGTAAAAGCATCGCCCCGGAAAAAATCAACGCCATGCTCAATGTCTTCTTTGGCCTGCTGGCCGACGAACCCCTAGAGGTGGCCGAAACCTTCATCAAAGACCGCACCAGTTGGGGCCTATTCAACCGCCTGGCCCTCAAAGCCGCCGTCCAACATCCCGAAATTCTCCTCTGGATTTGGCAACTGGCCGGCCCCTGGGACCTACTGCGTTGGACGGGGAGTTATCTCAACTTCACCAAAGAAGCCTTAGTCGGCTGGAGTCTCAGTTGGATTCCCCGCTTTAGCCGTTGGGCCCAACCCTGGGCGGAAAAACGCTATCCCTCCCTCTGGCTGTGGTTACAGGCCATGAGCTATTCCCTCACCGAAGGCTTGGGACGGCGCTTTTCGCCACAATAA
- a CDS encoding SpoIIE family protein phosphatase → MLKQLQLFRDTLMRSYVSVWLTLALGAFLSGGAAIFVATQEVRTLQRQFPKRVNHLALALQQRIEGSLQGTLTLGRFVQTHSQVDEAQLNHFTDSIFPQYPGLRELGWAINRSQDEFRGIVAKQYRIQASPMVAADSPEIFEDWALTNAKQSGRVQVSRSQFNPQFRDYLFHVYYPIYEQIVQTEEDMTPGDNEPAFLGVVYGTYHLKEMLRLTLGTLDIRNLDFYLFEMTVDILDSSLLKETSMAQENFLFFYDAETRALESNWQQVPEIQMAEGDYCPVQPNHNCIRSLNVGGREWSMFIVPRLDRRQLSWRVGSTLAIGLLSTGLLASYLRSLLKHHNQTERLNEHLSAELDISRRLQQMLLPTPHELKKAGELEIATYMEPADEVGGDYYDILIGEKSIKIGIGDVTGHGLESGVLAIMVQTAVRTLEECQETDPRKFLDIINRTIYQNVQRMQSDKNLSLCLIDYHEGLLKLSGQHEEVIIAREEGIERVDTIDLGFPIGLDTNILEFINGHHLHLNPGDVVVLYTDGITEAENQHKQLYGIERLCQVISQSRECTAEVILQGVIEDVRRHIGRHKVYDDITLLVIKRRTHPGSSTGEFIVAKSAVPSLR, encoded by the coding sequence ATGTTAAAACAGCTACAGTTGTTCCGAGATACTCTGATGCGCTCCTACGTCTCCGTCTGGCTAACGCTTGCGCTTGGCGCTTTCCTGTCAGGGGGTGCAGCGATTTTTGTCGCAACCCAGGAAGTGCGAACCCTGCAACGACAATTTCCTAAGCGGGTCAATCATCTTGCACTTGCTTTGCAACAACGAATTGAGGGGTCGTTGCAGGGAACCTTGACCCTGGGACGTTTTGTGCAAACCCATTCCCAAGTGGATGAAGCTCAATTAAACCACTTTACCGACTCGATTTTTCCCCAGTATCCAGGATTACGAGAATTAGGTTGGGCCATTAACCGTTCTCAAGACGAATTTCGGGGTATCGTAGCCAAACAGTATCGGATTCAAGCGTCCCCCATGGTGGCCGCAGACTCACCGGAGATTTTCGAGGATTGGGCCCTAACCAATGCCAAACAAAGCGGCCGGGTTCAGGTGAGTCGTAGCCAATTTAACCCGCAATTTCGGGATTATCTGTTTCATGTCTACTATCCCATTTATGAACAGATTGTTCAGACCGAGGAAGACATGACCCCAGGAGACAACGAGCCAGCCTTCTTAGGGGTGGTGTATGGAACCTATCACCTCAAAGAGATGCTGCGGTTGACCCTGGGAACCCTGGATATCCGCAATCTGGATTTCTATTTATTCGAGATGACCGTGGATATCCTCGACTCATCCCTGCTGAAAGAAACCTCGATGGCCCAGGAGAACTTTTTGTTCTTCTATGATGCCGAAACTCGCGCTCTGGAGTCTAATTGGCAGCAGGTTCCCGAGATTCAGATGGCTGAGGGAGATTACTGTCCCGTACAGCCGAATCATAACTGTATTCGCAGCCTCAATGTGGGGGGTCGCGAGTGGTCGATGTTCATTGTGCCACGGTTAGACCGACGCCAATTGTCGTGGCGGGTGGGGAGTACTCTCGCCATTGGCCTACTCTCGACGGGGTTACTAGCCAGTTATCTGCGATCGCTCCTTAAACATCATAACCAAACGGAACGCCTCAATGAGCATCTCAGTGCCGAACTCGACATCTCACGGCGACTCCAGCAAATGCTCCTCCCCACCCCCCATGAACTCAAAAAAGCCGGTGAACTGGAAATCGCCACCTACATGGAACCGGCCGATGAGGTGGGGGGAGACTATTACGACATCCTCATCGGCGAGAAATCCATCAAAATCGGCATCGGCGATGTCACGGGCCATGGCTTAGAAAGTGGAGTTTTGGCCATCATGGTCCAAACCGCCGTCCGTACCCTTGAAGAATGTCAGGAAACAGACCCCCGTAAGTTTCTCGATATCATCAACCGCACCATCTACCAGAATGTGCAACGGATGCAGAGTGACAAGAACCTGTCGTTATGTCTGATTGACTATCACGAGGGTCTCCTGAAACTCAGCGGCCAACATGAGGAGGTCATTATTGCCCGCGAGGAGGGGATTGAACGAGTTGACACCATTGATTTAGGCTTTCCCATTGGCCTGGACACCAACATTCTGGAGTTTATCAACGGTCACCATCTGCATCTCAACCCAGGGGATGTGGTGGTTCTCTATACCGACGGGATTACAGAAGCCGAAAACCAGCATAAGCAACTCTATGGGATTGAGCGACTTTGTCAGGTGATTAGCCAGTCCCGTGAATGCACCGCCGAGGTGATTCTCCAGGGGGTGATTGAAGATGTCCGCCGCCATATTGGTCGCCATAAGGTCTATGACGACATCACCCTGTTAGTGATTAAACGCCGGACTCACCCCGGCTCCTCCACGGGAGAGTTTATTGTGGCGAAAAGCGCCGTCCCAAGCCTTCGGTGA
- a CDS encoding AMP-binding protein, producing MSNQLPPQEELNLKNSLDYSQVNSLTEVWSIASDRFQNLTALDTPHDDPPVKLSYRDLWQQIQTFATALQSLGLDSLDDLPPRVVLFSENSPRWFIADQGIIAAGAADAVRSSQADRDELLYIAQHSQSRGLVLENLATLEKLQSSDDESLRLSQDIAWVVLLSEETPPEETPFRLLNFSQFMDLGDAARFKLPQSDRSTLATLIYTSGTTGRPKGAMLTHGNLLHQVNAFRHVFVPQAGDRALSILPSWHVYERTCEYFLLSQGCAQIYTSLRYFKNDLKEHQPQIMIGVPRLWESIYEGVQKNFREQPANKQKLVNFFIGVSRRHLQAQNIRDGLILDATPPSGLERLIARLQALALTPLHGLGHKLVYSKVQAATGGKIKFLISGGGSLAQHIDEFFAIIGIKLLVGYGLTETAPVLTVRRAWANLQGSAGLPLVETEIRIVDPETGRLLPQGERGLVLGRGSQVMRGYFNNPEATEKAIDSEGWFNTGDLGCLLPGGHLRLTGRAKDTIVLSNGENIEPQPIEDACVRSAYVDQIVLVGQDQRQLGALIVPSWEALAQWGTAQGLTVNSEAVPPLDLSQEPVQQLFREELSREVKNRPGYRADDRIGPFRLVQEPFSMENGMMTQTLKIKRPVVQERYRDTINEMFG from the coding sequence ATGTCCAATCAACTCCCTCCCCAAGAGGAACTGAATCTAAAAAACTCCCTAGATTACAGCCAAGTCAACTCCCTGACCGAGGTCTGGTCGATCGCCAGCGATCGCTTCCAGAACCTGACGGCCTTAGATACCCCCCACGATGACCCCCCGGTCAAACTCTCCTATCGGGATCTCTGGCAACAGATTCAGACCTTCGCCACCGCCTTACAAAGTCTGGGCCTAGACTCACTCGATGACTTACCGCCGCGCGTGGTGCTATTTTCGGAAAACAGTCCCCGCTGGTTCATTGCCGATCAGGGAATTATCGCCGCCGGGGCCGCCGATGCGGTGCGATCGAGTCAAGCTGATCGCGATGAACTCCTCTACATTGCCCAACATAGTCAAAGTCGGGGACTCGTCCTGGAAAACCTCGCCACCCTGGAGAAGTTGCAATCCTCCGACGATGAATCTTTGCGTTTGAGTCAGGATATCGCCTGGGTGGTGTTACTCTCAGAAGAAACCCCTCCCGAGGAGACGCCTTTCCGTCTTCTCAACTTCAGCCAATTTATGGATTTAGGGGATGCGGCTCGCTTCAAACTCCCCCAGAGCGATCGCAGTACCCTGGCTACCCTCATCTACACCTCAGGCACCACTGGCCGTCCTAAGGGCGCCATGTTGACCCATGGCAACCTCTTGCATCAGGTTAACGCCTTCCGTCATGTCTTCGTCCCCCAAGCGGGCGATCGCGCCCTCAGCATCCTCCCCAGTTGGCACGTGTACGAGCGCACCTGTGAATACTTCCTCCTCTCCCAAGGGTGCGCCCAAATCTACACCAGTCTGCGCTACTTCAAAAACGACCTCAAAGAACATCAACCGCAAATCATGATTGGCGTTCCCCGTCTCTGGGAATCCATCTACGAGGGGGTACAAAAGAACTTCCGGGAACAACCGGCCAACAAACAAAAACTGGTTAACTTCTTCATCGGCGTCAGTCGTCGCCATCTCCAGGCGCAAAATATCCGCGATGGCCTCATCCTCGATGCCACCCCTCCCTCGGGCTTAGAACGGCTCATAGCCCGCTTACAAGCCCTGGCTCTGACCCCTCTCCATGGCTTGGGTCATAAACTGGTCTATAGCAAAGTTCAGGCCGCAACAGGGGGGAAAATCAAGTTTCTCATCAGTGGCGGTGGCTCTTTGGCGCAACATATCGATGAGTTCTTCGCCATTATTGGCATTAAACTGCTGGTGGGCTACGGACTGACGGAAACCGCCCCCGTCTTAACGGTACGCCGTGCTTGGGCTAATTTACAGGGGTCGGCGGGACTGCCTCTAGTGGAAACGGAAATCCGCATTGTCGATCCGGAAACGGGGCGTTTACTGCCGCAAGGAGAACGAGGATTGGTCTTGGGGCGAGGCTCTCAGGTCATGCGGGGCTATTTTAACAACCCAGAAGCCACGGAAAAAGCCATTGACAGCGAAGGCTGGTTTAATACCGGCGATTTGGGCTGTTTACTCCCCGGCGGTCACCTGCGTCTGACGGGACGGGCGAAAGATACCATTGTTCTGAGCAATGGTGAGAACATCGAACCGCAACCGATTGAGGATGCTTGTGTGCGCAGTGCCTATGTTGACCAAATTGTTTTGGTGGGACAGGATCAGCGTCAATTGGGTGCGTTGATTGTTCCGAGTTGGGAGGCTCTGGCTCAATGGGGAACGGCTCAAGGACTGACGGTGAATAGTGAGGCGGTTCCGCCGTTGGATCTCAGTCAGGAGCCGGTGCAGCAACTGTTCCGGGAGGAACTCAGCCGGGAGGTGAAAAACCGTCCTGGCTATCGGGCCGATGATCGCATTGGCCCCTTCCGGCTGGTACAGGAGCCGTTCTCGATGGAAAATGGCATGATGACTCAGACCCTAAAAATTAAACGGCCGGTTGTGCAGGAGCGTTACCGCGATACCATTAACGAGATGTTCGGGTAG